The Synergistaceae bacterium sequence ACAGGAGCTCATGGAGTACATCAACGAGCTCTCGGAAGAATTGACTGACCCTGAGGAGCTGATAAGCGATCCGTCGCCCGCTGTCTCTGCGCTCGGACAGGCAATGAAGCTGCACGACCAGATTCTTCACGCCGCAAACTCTATGAGCTACTCATTGCTGTTGACGGCGGCCTACAAGCTCCTTCGCGACAACCCGGAAATCTTGGCCTCCATGCAGCACAAGATTCACTACATCATGATAGACGAGTACCAAGACACTAACTACGTCCAAGAACAGCTAATCTTCCTGCTGGGCACTGAGAGCCGTAACATCTGCGTTGTCGGCGACGATGACCAGAGCCTTTACCGCTTCAGGGGCGCGACAGTCAGGAACATCCTCGAGTTCCCGGACAAGTGGGGCAAGAACGAGTGCCGGACTGTGAAGCTGATGCTGAATTACCGTTCAACGCCCGCAATCGTTCGCTTCGCCTCCGAGTGGATGGAAGACACCGGGGCGTTCTTCAGCTGGGAGAACTTCCGCAACCCCAAGCACCTCGAGGCCAGCAGCACTGCGGCATCATATCCCTCTGTCGTGAGGCTTGCGGGGATTCACGACGCGGAAGGCTGGCACGAGAAGATTCTGTCAATGCTGAAGCAGCTCAAGGGGGCGGGAGTGATTCAGGACTACAGCCAGACGGCATTTCTGTTCCGTTCGGTGAAGGCAGAAAACGTGCAGAAGCTCTCGCAGTTCCTCGAGAACAACAACATCAACGTGTACTCTCCGCGCTCAAATCTGTTCTTCCAGAGGCCGGAGATTCTGTTTGCGCTCGGATGCCTGCTCTCGATGTTCCCGGAGTACCTGCGTGCCCTCAACGCCGGAGAGTTCGCGTACATGGGCAAGGAGCCTGACTACATCAGCAAGTACCGCGAGTGCATAAGGACGGTGTCCCGACACATCGACAAACCGCTTTACGCCGGCCTGAAGAAACACCTCATAAAGCGGCGGAAGTTCCACGCAGACCTTACCGGCTACGCTGGCTACACATACAGCGGACTTCTCTACGAACTGTTTGCGTTCTACCCGTTCCCCCACGCACTGAACGCTGACATCTCAGGGAGCGTCAAAGATCTACGTCCCGCACGAAACCTCGCGCGTCTGGTTCAGGTCTTCCGCGACTACGAGCACAGCTACAACGTCAACAACATCAAGGCGGACACCATGAACCGACAGTTCCAGATGATGATGAACGTGTACATACGCTTCAGGATTGACGAGGGGCTCGACGAGTACGAGAGCTGCACTGAGGCAGTACCTGCGGATCACGTTGCCTTCATGACTATACATCAGGCAAAGGGCAAGGAATTTCCCGTAGTGTTCGTGGATTCGCTGTGGGCAAAGCCTGACGCTGACCTACGGCGCGACAAGAACAACGCACTTCTTGCGGAGATCGCGGAGAGCCATTACCGGCGGCCTGCGTTCGAGCCTGCTGACTCGGTAAAATTCTTCGACTTCTGGCGGCTGTACTATGTTGCTTTCACGCGGGCACAGAACCTTCTTGTCCTGACCTGCAACGAGGACGGCATAACTCCGAGCATGTACCTTGAGGGAGCATACAACAGGCTTGATGACGCTGAAGAGGTGATTGACGCTTCTGCGCTTCCTGCCTTCCCGCACAAGGAGACGGGACAGCACAAAATCTACTCGTTCACGGGTGATATTCTGGTGTACGAGGCGTGCCCGATGCAGTACAAGTTCTTCAACGAGCTGGAATTTCCGCCCGACAGTTCGCAGAGTGCTCTGCTGGGCAGTCTTGTTCACGCGACGATAGAGGACATACACAAGGCGGTGCTGAATCAGGAGGCGAACAAGATAACAGAGCCCGGCATCACCGACTGGCTGAACGAGAACTACGCCCGTCTTTCGCGCCAGCAGAAGACGTATCTTCCGCAGAAGTCCCGTGATGCTGCGCTGGCTCAGGTGATGAGGTACGTTCACCTTCAGGGTTCGGACTGGAGCGGCATAATCATGTCCGAAGCAGAAGCCGGAGTCGTTCGCGGGGACTATATACTGCAGGGCAGGGTAGACCTTGTGAGGCTGAGGGACGACGAAGCGGAGATCGTAGACTTCAAGACCGGCCCGAAGCCCAACATAAACATCAACCGGGACAGGACGCGCCTAGAGAACTCGCGCCGTCAGGTGAATGTGTATGCGTACATGGCGGCCAAGTCTCTGGGGCTGAAGGTTTCGGGGATGAGGCTTTACTACACGGGCACGGAAGGCGGAAGCCCCGAAATCGCCTTTGCGTACGACGAGAGCACGGCGGAGGAGGTTCTCAGGAGCATCGACGAGACGGTGAAGCACATTGCGGCAAAGGACTTCGAGCACAGAACCTCAGACCTCGAGACGTGCCGGGACTGCGTCTTCAGGTTCTTCTGCGGAAGGGCGTAGCTACTCCT is a genomic window containing:
- a CDS encoding UvrD-helicase domain-containing protein gives rise to the protein MQNIIIARTRLLSEKIALQEDQIAGLTAELAGKDEELAGLRSQLAESQEQNAALQSALQALKLRPVPVSAPAQSQPVPAKTAKPSYLVSLLRQHFSLDSFKAGQEEVIDALLSGRDVFCSMPRHYGMSICFRLPALLMPGLTLIITKSEPEGLPPQPHTEYLTSSMTPAKKRELLRKLKSGTSKLLCSTLELLSSDEIFPSLKAVDISLAIILSGTETLKDCEQFLEMLSKRRISRGVFAQATSPFERQEIFRHLRSPLRVVTGWNKPEVSFRIVRTEDKSRELAEILRQKAGRPGVIYCTSPEAAFKLSETLSASGLLSDAITVLPARLYSEVQRKDVRFIVHYEPPENLASYSQQINPAGLDGQKAECIIILSRQDFREADKSIVRFCEDTASLLTYLGQDDSMIAPAQPEETESFLPEDFSDFDFGTANEAQKEAITCTSGPLLVLAGPGTGKTYTIIQRAVFLIQKKHAAPSSIMLATFTDKAAQELRTRITEALSARNIAADTGAMFIGTFHAICERILKDYADFTEWGKNFRILDDFGHAYIIMQNLKQFEAIDGIDGVFRNAGRWKKAQELMEYINELSEELTDPEELISDPSPAVSALGQAMKLHDQILHAANSMSYSLLLTAAYKLLRDNPEILASMQHKIHYIMIDEYQDTNYVQEQLIFLLGTESRNICVVGDDDQSLYRFRGATVRNILEFPDKWGKNECRTVKLMLNYRSTPAIVRFASEWMEDTGAFFSWENFRNPKHLEASSTAASYPSVVRLAGIHDAEGWHEKILSMLKQLKGAGVIQDYSQTAFLFRSVKAENVQKLSQFLENNNINVYSPRSNLFFQRPEILFALGCLLSMFPEYLRALNAGEFAYMGKEPDYISKYRECIRTVSRHIDKPLYAGLKKHLIKRRKFHADLTGYAGYTYSGLLYELFAFYPFPHALNADISGSVKDLRPARNLARLVQVFRDYEHSYNVNNIKADTMNRQFQMMMNVYIRFRIDEGLDEYESCTEAVPADHVAFMTIHQAKGKEFPVVFVDSLWAKPDADLRRDKNNALLAEIAESHYRRPAFEPADSVKFFDFWRLYYVAFTRAQNLLVLTCNEDGITPSMYLEGAYNRLDDAEEVIDASALPAFPHKETGQHKIYSFTGDILVYEACPMQYKFFNELEFPPDSSQSALLGSLVHATIEDIHKAVLNQEANKITEPGITDWLNENYARLSRQQKTYLPQKSRDAALAQVMRYVHLQGSDWSGIIMSEAEAGVVRGDYILQGRVDLVRLRDDEAEIVDFKTGPKPNININRDRTRLENSRRQVNVYAYMAAKSLGLKVSGMRLYYTGTEGGSPEIAFAYDESTAEEVLRSIDETVKHIAAKDFEHRTSDLETCRDCVFRFFCGRA